The Desulfovibrio aminophilus genome window below encodes:
- a CDS encoding ABC transporter substrate-binding protein codes for MLGGKSPAADFRPIRAGALLAACLLLLLAFAPAAPAETGPPLVFGMSAPFRGSNRGLGIEFYRGAAAYLSHVNDHGGVNGRRIEILPLDDGYDPDRAVRNTIDLVRERKVFGLFSYVGTPTATRVLPLLKRFEDDGVLLLFPLTGAHNLREPPYGRFVYNLRESYRTEAQGLVDHFVAVGRTQVAVFYQEDAYGRSGWDGVRRALKGYGLNMAGEASYRRGAEIGGDFAEQVRLIARAEPQAVITVGTYGACAAFIRQARDAGLDAPIAGVSFADADNLLNILQADSAEAGRDYTRDLVFSQVVPSYEDQALPAVGLYRRLMDGRAPMPPDGLAEAYTPNRFSFVSFEGFLNAMLLVEAVRRMPPAPRRADLAPALESIRDFDLGIGDPVSFGPGRRQGLSRVYFVTVRNGLLVPIRDWNAWWLR; via the coding sequence ATGCTAGGAGGGAAGAGCCCGGCGGCTGACTTCCGCCCGATCCGGGCCGGAGCCCTGCTGGCGGCGTGCCTCCTCCTGCTCCTCGCGTTCGCGCCCGCCGCCCCGGCCGAGACCGGCCCTCCCCTGGTCTTCGGCATGTCGGCCCCCTTCCGGGGCTCCAACCGGGGCCTGGGCATCGAATTCTACCGGGGCGCGGCGGCCTACCTCTCGCACGTCAACGACCACGGCGGCGTGAACGGCCGCCGCATCGAAATCCTGCCCCTGGACGACGGCTACGACCCGGACCGGGCCGTGCGCAACACCATCGACCTGGTGCGCGAACGCAAGGTCTTCGGCCTCTTCTCCTACGTGGGCACGCCGACCGCCACCCGCGTCCTGCCCCTGCTCAAGCGTTTCGAGGACGACGGCGTGCTCCTGCTCTTCCCGCTCACCGGGGCCCACAATCTGCGCGAACCGCCCTACGGCCGTTTCGTCTACAACCTGCGCGAGTCCTACCGCACCGAAGCCCAGGGGCTGGTGGACCACTTCGTGGCCGTGGGCCGCACCCAGGTGGCCGTGTTCTACCAGGAGGACGCCTACGGCCGCAGCGGCTGGGACGGCGTGCGCCGGGCCCTCAAGGGCTACGGCCTGAACATGGCCGGGGAGGCGTCCTACCGGCGCGGGGCCGAGATCGGGGGCGATTTCGCGGAGCAGGTCCGGCTCATCGCCCGGGCCGAGCCCCAGGCCGTGATCACCGTGGGCACCTACGGGGCCTGCGCGGCCTTCATCCGCCAGGCGCGCGACGCCGGGCTGGACGCGCCCATCGCCGGGGTCTCCTTCGCGGACGCCGACAACCTGCTGAACATCCTCCAGGCCGATTCCGCCGAAGCGGGCCGGGACTACACCCGCGACCTCGTCTTCTCCCAGGTGGTGCCGAGCTATGAGGACCAGGCCCTGCCCGCCGTGGGCCTCTACCGCAGGCTCATGGACGGCCGGGCCCCCATGCCCCCCGACGGGCTGGCCGAGGCCTACACGCCCAACCGCTTCAGCTTCGTGAGCTTCGAGGGCTTCCTGAACGCCATGCTCCTGGTGGAGGCCGTGCGCCGCATGCCGCCCGCCCCCCGACGCGCCGATCTGGCCCCGGCCCTGGAGAGCATCCGGGACTTCGACCTGGGCATCGGCGACCCGGTGAGCTTCGGACCCGGGCGGCGCCAGGGCCTGTCCCGGGTCTATTTCGTCACCGTCCGCAACGGGCTCCTGGTGCCCATCCGGGACTGGAACGCATGGTGGCTGCGATGA
- a CDS encoding EAL domain-containing protein: MKRSRLFRKTLLFMILSLGGVAVVMSLVFAHLVNRNLTAEYTDKAEALARTIAESDLALILDRDAAGVQSRIDQYLHIRGVAYVLVADEQGDILAHTFVPAVPPEVLARVRASAGPKDPDRQALTELHTAGGQDYLHVATPMLEGLAGTIHIGMDRGEIRGYIHQALVQQLSITLLLFALCTIVAALFMRNISQPLVQLTEYAGKVAAHDFSAEVDISSKDEVGDLARSMRSMARDVSGMVTGLEAAVANATGDLKEALSSLSAVLNNMAEGLLVIDAEGRVVRHNPALARLFRLEGATILGRLVGDLLGPETAKLIRPDAPEDRDATGAPRALETLAQRADGTFFPVEVSSAPVALKDQTGTVSILRDVTERKRHEEALRQAHDDLEQKVEERTRELSRANIQLKIEVAERKVVAEALRKAESKYRSIFENAGEGIYQVSPDGHYISANPALARILGYADVESLLTELRDSAGSRYVEPGKWRELLALILDKGEVKGFESQFRRRSGRVIWISENARMVRDSRGNPLYVEGSVEDITLRKEYEAQLLHQAFHDPLTLLPNRALFLDHLRMAMERRKRQDRFRFAVLYLDLDRFKVINDSLGHAAGDELLRSVAQTLARCARSMDTVARFGGDEFAVLLEDITAPRDAIRIARRILEDMGRPFDLRGHEVFTSASIGIVLHTESYEHPDALLRDADTAMYRAKEQGKSRFKVFNHRMHVAALRLMELETDLRRAVDSRDLRLVYQPIVRLDDRRVVAFEALLRWTHPVHGPVRPDEFIPLAEDAGLIYPIDYGVLHQVCQDLSSWMNGRGPGPSTSALTVHVNVSGKHFRNPFLVGEVEAALLDSGLPPACLTLEITESAFVDNLSTAADVLAKLKSLGVNLCIDDFGTGYSSLGYLQRYPIDVIKVDKSFVAAVNSDADTRAIATSIISLGNSLGLSVVAEGVETPEQLEFLRQSGCGLAQGFLFHKPVGGEEALDLLHAQAGRPKA, from the coding sequence ATGAAACGCTCCCGGCTCTTCCGCAAGACCCTGCTGTTCATGATCCTCAGCCTCGGCGGCGTCGCGGTCGTCATGTCCCTGGTCTTCGCCCATCTGGTGAACCGCAACCTCACGGCCGAATACACGGACAAGGCCGAGGCCCTGGCCCGGACCATCGCGGAGTCGGACCTGGCCCTCATCCTGGACCGCGACGCGGCGGGCGTGCAGTCGCGCATCGACCAGTACCTGCACATCCGGGGCGTGGCCTACGTGCTGGTGGCCGACGAGCAGGGCGACATCCTGGCCCACACCTTCGTGCCCGCCGTGCCGCCGGAGGTCCTGGCCCGGGTGCGGGCCTCGGCCGGGCCCAAGGACCCGGACCGGCAGGCGCTCACGGAGCTGCACACCGCCGGGGGCCAGGACTACCTGCACGTGGCCACCCCCATGCTCGAAGGCCTGGCCGGGACCATCCACATCGGCATGGACCGGGGCGAAATCCGGGGCTACATCCACCAGGCCCTCGTCCAGCAGCTCTCCATCACCCTGCTGCTCTTCGCCCTCTGCACCATCGTGGCCGCCCTGTTCATGCGCAACATCTCCCAGCCCCTGGTCCAGCTCACGGAATACGCGGGCAAGGTGGCGGCCCACGACTTCAGCGCCGAGGTGGACATCTCCTCCAAGGACGAGGTGGGCGACCTGGCCCGGAGCATGCGCTCCATGGCCCGCGACGTGTCCGGCATGGTCACCGGCCTTGAGGCCGCCGTGGCCAACGCCACCGGCGACCTCAAGGAGGCCCTCTCCTCGCTCTCGGCCGTGCTGAACAACATGGCCGAGGGCCTGCTGGTCATCGACGCCGAGGGCCGAGTGGTGCGCCACAACCCGGCCCTGGCCCGGCTCTTCCGCCTGGAGGGCGCGACCATCCTGGGCCGCCTGGTGGGCGACCTGCTGGGGCCCGAGACGGCCAAGCTGATCCGCCCCGACGCCCCGGAAGACCGGGACGCCACGGGAGCGCCCCGCGCGCTGGAGACCCTGGCCCAGCGGGCCGACGGCACCTTCTTTCCCGTGGAGGTCTCCTCCGCGCCGGTGGCCCTCAAGGACCAGACCGGCACGGTGAGCATCCTGCGCGACGTGACCGAGCGCAAGCGCCACGAGGAGGCCCTGCGCCAGGCCCACGACGACCTGGAGCAGAAGGTCGAGGAACGCACCCGGGAGCTCTCCCGGGCCAACATCCAGCTCAAGATCGAGGTGGCCGAGCGCAAGGTGGTGGCCGAGGCCCTGCGCAAGGCCGAGAGCAAGTACCGCTCCATCTTCGAGAACGCCGGGGAGGGCATCTACCAGGTCTCCCCGGACGGCCACTACATCAGCGCCAACCCAGCCCTGGCCCGCATCCTGGGCTACGCCGACGTGGAGAGCCTGCTCACCGAACTGCGCGACAGCGCGGGCAGCCGCTACGTGGAGCCGGGCAAGTGGCGGGAGCTGCTGGCCCTGATCCTGGACAAGGGCGAGGTCAAGGGCTTCGAGTCCCAGTTCCGCCGCCGCTCGGGCCGGGTCATCTGGATTTCGGAAAACGCCCGCATGGTGCGCGACTCGCGGGGCAACCCCCTGTACGTCGAGGGCTCGGTGGAGGACATCACCCTGCGCAAGGAGTACGAGGCCCAACTCCTGCACCAGGCCTTCCACGACCCGCTCACCCTGCTGCCCAACCGGGCCCTGTTCCTGGACCACCTGAGGATGGCCATGGAGCGCCGCAAACGCCAGGACCGCTTCCGCTTCGCCGTGCTCTACCTGGACCTGGACCGCTTCAAGGTCATCAACGACTCCCTGGGCCACGCGGCGGGCGACGAGCTGCTCCGCTCGGTGGCCCAGACCCTGGCCCGCTGCGCCCGGAGCATGGACACCGTGGCCCGCTTCGGCGGCGACGAGTTCGCCGTGCTCCTGGAGGACATCACCGCGCCCCGGGACGCCATCCGCATCGCCCGGCGCATCCTGGAGGACATGGGCCGCCCCTTCGACCTGCGCGGCCACGAGGTCTTCACCTCGGCCAGCATCGGCATCGTCCTGCACACCGAGTCCTACGAGCATCCCGACGCCCTGCTGCGCGACGCGGACACGGCCATGTACCGGGCCAAGGAGCAGGGCAAGTCGCGCTTCAAGGTCTTCAACCACCGCATGCACGTGGCCGCCCTGCGGCTCATGGAGCTGGAGACCGACCTGCGCCGCGCCGTGGACTCCCGCGACCTGCGGCTGGTCTACCAGCCCATCGTGCGCCTGGACGACCGGCGGGTGGTGGCCTTCGAGGCCCTGCTGCGCTGGACCCACCCGGTCCACGGCCCGGTGCGGCCCGACGAGTTCATCCCCCTGGCCGAGGACGCCGGGCTCATCTATCCCATCGACTACGGCGTGCTGCACCAGGTCTGCCAGGACCTGAGCTCCTGGATGAACGGCCGGGGACCGGGCCCCTCGACGAGCGCCCTGACGGTGCACGTGAACGTCTCGGGCAAGCACTTCCGCAACCCCTTCCTGGTGGGCGAGGTGGAGGCCGCGCTCCTGGACTCCGGCCTGCCCCCGGCCTGCCTGACCCTGGAGATCACCGAGAGCGCCTTCGTGGACAACCTGTCCACCGCCGCCGACGTGCTGGCCAAGCTGAAAAGCCTGGGCGTGAACCTCTGCATCGACGACTTCGGCACCGGCTATTCCTCCCTGGGCTACCTCCAGCGCTACCCCATCGACGTGATCAAGGTGGACAAGAGCTTCGTGGCCGCCGTGAACAGCGACGCGGACACCAGGGCCATCGCCACGAGCATCATCTCCCTGGGCAACTCCCTGGGCCTCTCGGTGGTGGCCGAGGGCGTGGAGACGCCCGAGCAGCTTGAATTCCTGCGCCAGTCCGGCTGCGGCCTGGCCCAGGGCTTCCTGTTCCACAAGCCCGTGGGCGGCGAGGAGGCCCTGGACCTGCTCCACGCCCAGGCCGGCCGCCCGAAAGCCTGA
- a CDS encoding RNA methyltransferase, whose product MLDGLRIVLVKTRFPENIGSAARACLNMGCRDLVLVAPERLDLERALPLATAHAKDILTSARVLETLPEALEGCAAAYGATARLGGWRQAVSTPRTLAAQLAPRLESGERLALVFGPEDQGLTNEETMILDGLCSIPTAVEGTSLNLAQAVMVLLYECFEARRRAAAPAPASRDHRSLDHQEREALAAALREALLAIGYLKEQNTDYWLLPVRRTLSRLDPTRAEFNMLMGICRQILWLAGKNR is encoded by the coding sequence ATGCTCGACGGACTGCGCATCGTCCTGGTCAAGACCCGCTTCCCGGAAAACATCGGCTCCGCCGCCCGGGCCTGCCTGAACATGGGCTGCCGGGATCTGGTCCTGGTGGCCCCGGAGCGGCTGGACCTGGAGCGGGCCCTGCCCCTGGCCACGGCCCACGCCAAGGACATCCTCACCTCGGCCCGCGTGCTGGAGACCCTGCCCGAGGCCCTGGAGGGCTGCGCCGCGGCCTACGGCGCCACGGCCCGCCTCGGCGGCTGGCGGCAGGCCGTGTCCACGCCCCGGACCCTGGCCGCCCAGCTGGCTCCCCGCCTGGAGAGCGGCGAACGCCTGGCCCTGGTCTTCGGGCCCGAGGACCAGGGTCTGACCAACGAGGAGACCATGATCCTCGACGGGCTCTGCTCCATTCCCACTGCCGTCGAGGGCACGTCCCTGAACCTGGCCCAGGCGGTCATGGTCCTGCTCTACGAGTGCTTCGAGGCCCGCAGGCGGGCCGCCGCGCCCGCGCCCGCCTCCCGCGACCACCGGAGCCTGGACCACCAGGAACGCGAGGCCCTGGCCGCGGCCCTGCGCGAGGCCCTGCTGGCCATCGGCTATCTCAAGGAGCAGAATACGGACTACTGGCTCCTGCCCGTGCGCCGGACCCTTTCCCGCCTGGACCCAACTCGGGCGGAATTCAACATGCTCATGGGCATCTGCCGGCAGATCCTCTGGCTTGCCGGAAAAAATCGTTGA
- a CDS encoding ABC transporter substrate-binding protein has protein sequence MRRTAALFLALVLTLAWAGQVQAKDIVLGVPLPLTGAQAKFGEIIKKSYEIAQEEINAKGGVKGDKLVLKFEDSQGKPEIARSIVEKLIDVDKQPVIFAEYTSACAKAVAAVAEERKTPYLVVASAADEITQQNYKYVFRLNPSNAYYASGLLGFMAGVVKPKSIAILYESSDFGTSGAEEMAKSAEKAGMKVLLKEKYEKGAVDFKPILSKVKAARPDVIYMVSYVMDAALLMRQIKELRVDAGLFAGGAAGFAIPEFVDNAKDAAEYVVTATLWSPQVPFAGAKEYFETYKAKYGSEPSYHGALAYSSLYVIADALSRAKSMKQDDIRDALKATDMTTAFGPVKFLDKDGYQNQNFMETLVLQVIGGKHQTIWPEKYASAKYVFPIPKWRDRK, from the coding sequence ATGAGGAGGACTGCCGCGCTTTTCTTGGCCCTTGTCCTGACGCTCGCGTGGGCCGGACAGGTCCAGGCCAAGGACATCGTCCTCGGCGTGCCGCTGCCGCTCACCGGAGCCCAGGCGAAATTCGGGGAGATCATCAAGAAGTCCTATGAAATCGCCCAGGAGGAGATCAACGCCAAGGGCGGGGTCAAGGGCGACAAGCTGGTCCTCAAGTTCGAGGACTCCCAGGGCAAGCCCGAGATCGCCCGTTCCATCGTCGAGAAGCTCATCGACGTGGACAAGCAGCCGGTGATCTTCGCCGAGTACACCTCGGCCTGCGCCAAGGCCGTGGCCGCCGTGGCCGAGGAGCGCAAGACGCCCTACCTCGTGGTGGCCAGCGCCGCGGACGAGATCACCCAGCAGAACTACAAGTACGTCTTCCGCCTCAACCCGAGCAACGCCTATTACGCCTCGGGCCTGCTGGGCTTCATGGCCGGCGTGGTCAAGCCCAAGAGCATCGCCATCCTCTACGAGAGCTCCGACTTCGGCACCTCCGGGGCCGAGGAGATGGCCAAGAGCGCCGAGAAGGCGGGCATGAAGGTGCTCCTCAAGGAGAAGTACGAGAAGGGCGCGGTGGACTTCAAGCCCATCCTCTCCAAGGTCAAGGCCGCCCGGCCGGACGTGATCTACATGGTCTCCTACGTCATGGACGCGGCCCTGCTCATGCGCCAGATCAAGGAGCTGCGCGTCGACGCCGGGCTCTTCGCCGGCGGCGCGGCGGGCTTCGCCATCCCCGAGTTCGTGGACAACGCCAAGGACGCGGCCGAGTACGTGGTCACGGCCACCCTCTGGTCGCCCCAGGTGCCCTTCGCCGGGGCCAAGGAATACTTCGAGACGTACAAGGCCAAGTACGGCTCCGAGCCCTCCTACCACGGGGCCCTGGCCTATTCCTCCCTGTACGTGATCGCCGACGCCCTCTCCCGGGCCAAGTCCATGAAGCAGGACGACATCCGCGACGCCCTCAAGGCCACGGACATGACCACGGCCTTCGGCCCGGTGAAGTTCCTGGACAAGGACGGCTACCAGAACCAGAACTTCATGGAGACCCTGGTGCTCCAGGTCATCGGCGGCAAGCACCAGACCATCTGGCCCGAGAAGTACGCCAGCGCCAAGTACGTGTTCCCCATTCCGAAGTGGCGCGACCGCAAGTAG